A section of the Humulus lupulus chromosome 2, drHumLupu1.1, whole genome shotgun sequence genome encodes:
- the LOC133815671 gene encoding S-protein homolog 24-like, which translates to MELFEKKAMSLISLLLLIMISSLAIEGEARANLPSTKNDNNENSSGDEKIGGVFVYKTTVQIFNNLDNQNQLTVHCKSADDDLGAHVVANNQDYEFKFRINFAGTTLYFCGLTWVGGTGSYDIFRASRDSFRCASKCVWRAHNDGIYGFKEGSNQTTADIIYKWS; encoded by the coding sequence ATGGAGCTGTTTGAGAAAAAAGCTATGTCATTGATTTCCTTACTACTACTGATTATGATTTCATCATTAGCAATAGAAGGAGAAGCGAGAGCGAATCTTCCCTCTACAAAAAATGACAACAATGAAAATTCTAGCGGTGATGAAAAAATCGGAGGCGTATTCGTATATAAAACGACGGTTCAAATCTTCAACAATTTGGACAATCAAAACCAACTTACAGTTCATTGCAAGTCCGCTGATGATGATTTAGGTGCTCATGTTGTGGCCAACAATCAAGATTACGAGTTTAAATTCCGAATCAATTTTGCAGGTACTACTTTGTATTTCTGTGGTCTTACCTGGGTTGGTGGAACAGGATCGTATGACATTTTTAGAGCAAGTAGAGATTCATTCAGATGCGCCTCAAAGTGTGTTTGGAGGGCTCATAATGATGGAATTTATGGCTTCAAAGAGGGTTCAAATCAAACAACTGCTGATATTATTTACAAATGGTCTTAA